A DNA window from Piliocolobus tephrosceles isolate RC106 chromosome 9, ASM277652v3, whole genome shotgun sequence contains the following coding sequences:
- the AIFM2 gene encoding apoptosis-inducing factor 2, protein MGSQVSVESGALHVVIVGGGFGGIAAASQLQALNIPFMLVDMKDSFHHNVAALRASVETGFAKKTFISYSVTFKDNFRQGLVVGVDLKNQTVLLQGGEALPFSHLILATGSTGPFPGKFNEVSSQQAAIQAYEDMVRQVQRSQFIVVVGGGSAGVEMAAEIKTEYPEKEVTLIHSQVALADKELLPSVRQEVKEILLRKGVQLLLSERVSNLEELPLNEYREYIKVQTDKGTEVATNLVILCTGIKINNSAYRNAFESRLASSGALRVNEHLQVEGHSNVYAIGDCADVRTPKMAYLAGLHANIVVANIVNSVKQRPLQAYKPGALTFLLSMGRNDGVGQISGFYVGRLMVRLTKSRDLFVSTSWKTMRQSPP, encoded by the exons ATGGGGTCCCAGGTGTCGGTGGAATCGGGAGCTCTGCATGTGGTGATTGTGGGTGGGGGCTTTGGCGGGATCGCGGCAGCCAGCCAGCTGCAGGCCCTGAACATCCCCTTCATGCTGGTGGACATGAAGGACTCCTTCCACCACAATGTGGCTGCCCTCCGAGCCTCCGTGGAGACAG GGTTCGCCAAAAAGACATTCATTTCTTACTCGGTGACTTTCAAGGACAACTTCCGGCAAGGGCTGGTGGTGGGGGTAGACCTGAAGAACCAGACGGTGCTGCTGCAGGGCGGTGAG GCCCTGCCCTTCTCTCATCTTATCCTGGCCACGGGCAGCACTGGGCCCTTCCCGGGCAAGTTTAATGAGGTTTCCAGCCAGCAGGCCGCTATCCAGGCCTATGAGGACATGGTGAGGCAG GTCCAGCGTTCACAGTTCATCGTGGTGGTGGGAGGAGGCTCGGCTGGAGTGGAGATGGCAGCAGAGATTAAAAcagaatatcctgagaaagaG GTCACTCTCATTCATTCCCAAGTGGCCCTGGCTGACAAGGAGCTCCTGCCCTCCGTCCGGCAGGAAGTGAAGGAGATCCTCCTCCGGAAGGGCGTGCAGCTGCTGCTGA GTGAGCGGGTGAGCAATCTGGAGGAGCTGCCTCTCAATGAGTATCGAGAGTACATCAAAGTGCAGACGGACAAAGGCACGGAGGTGGCCACCAACCTGGTGATTCTCTGCACCGGCATCAAGATCAACAACTCCGCCTACCGCAACGCGTTTG AGAGCAGACTGGCCAGCAGTGGTGCTCTGAGAGTGAATGAGCACCTCCAGGTGGAGGGCCACAGCAACGTCTACGCCATTGGTGACTGTGCCGACGTGAGGACGCCCAAGATGGCCTATCTTGCTGGCCTCCACGCCAACATCGTCGTGGCCAACATCGTCAACTCCGTGAAGCAGCGGCCTCTTCAGGCCTACAAGCCAG GTGCACTGACGTTCCTCCTGTCCATGGGGAGAAATGACGGCGTGGGCCAAATCAGTGGCTTTTATGTGGGCCGGCTCATGGTTCGGCTGACCAAGAGCCGGGACCTGTTTGTCTCTACAAGCTGGAAAACCATGAGGCAGTCTCCACCGTGA